In one Plutella xylostella chromosome 20, ilPluXylo3.1, whole genome shotgun sequence genomic region, the following are encoded:
- the LOC105390851 gene encoding guanine nucleotide exchange factor MSS4 homolog: MSEAENLPTSAAVAEDAVVSAEVNLEDFVDDGKNKKTLACKYCGCKILENGCGKYVHLERSLPAELQDKRKTDGYVHEKLVHYFIVENMYTFDNIGFTHTIDETKYLSCADCDAGPIGYFDVESKHSYVGMTRVKHI, encoded by the exons ATGTCTGAAGCGGAAAACCTGCCAACTTCAGCTGCTGTAGCTGAAGATGCAGTGGTTTCAGCTGAAGTCAACCTGGAAGACTTCGTGGATGATGGCAAGAACAAGAAGACGCTGGCGTGCAAGTACTGCGGCTGCAAGATCCTGGAGAACGGCTGCGGGAAATACGTGCATCTCGAG AGAAGTCTGCCGGCCGAGCTACAGGATAAGAGGAAAACAGACGGATACGTACATGAGAAACTAGTCCACTACTTCATAGTAGAAAACATGTATACATTTGATAACATAGGATTCACTCACACTATAGACGAGACAAAGTATCTTAGTTGTGCGGACTGTGACGCCGGACCCATTGGGTACTTTGATGTGGAGAGCAAACACAGCTATGTAGGCATGACCAGggtaaaacatatttaa